A region from the Aegilops tauschii subsp. strangulata cultivar AL8/78 chromosome 5, Aet v6.0, whole genome shotgun sequence genome encodes:
- the LOC109760773 gene encoding cyclin-dependent kinase F-3 isoform X2 yields MERYKVIREIGDGTCGNVFRAYNIETNEIVAVKKMKRKFYHWEECISLREVKALQKLNHPNIVQLKEVTMENHELFFIFEHMDCNLYDVIRERSAPFSEEEIRKFMLQILQGLVYMHNNGYFHRDLKPENLLVTNGIVKIADFGLAREVCSSPPYTDYVSTRWYRAPEVLLQASAYTPSIDMWAIGAILAELFTLSPLFPGETETDQLYKICAVLGTPDHSLWPEGMNLPRSSSFQFFQIPPRNLWELIPNASLEALDLIKQLCSWDPRRRPTAEQALQHPFFNVRKWVPRPLQDASYSKMNEPRATPRLELDLWCFGKESDDLDLTLSLKPSSVSDLGKHVPEHREEENLLYPGYGNPPVQPGLWPLMASSHRPLGEAPAMPSWQQAYMVDSQAATLPAAGGGGGFRGSSPFGLFPLQPNLMEKRSLAPAPIRQVNFF; encoded by the exons TACCACTGGGAAGAGTGCATCAGTCTGCGAGAAGTAAAG GCCCTCCAGAAACTAAATCACCCTAACATAGTGCAATTGAAGGAGGTGACGATGGAAAATCATGAGTTGTTCTTCATTTTTGAACACATG GACTGTAATTTATACGATGTTATAAGGGAAAGGAGTGCTCCTTTCTCTGAAGAAGAGATACGGAAGTTTATGCTCCAAATACTGCAAGGCCTTGTGTACATGCATAATAATGGATATTTTCATCGTGACCTGAAACCTG AAAATCTTCTGGTGACAAATGGTATTGTTAAAATTGCCGACTTTGGGTTGGCAAGAGAAGTATGTTCCAGTCCTCCTTACACAGATTATGTCTCTACCAGATG GTACCGGGCTCCAGAGGTGCTGCTGCAAGCTTCAGCTTACACACCTTCTATAG ACATGTGGGCCATTGGTGCAATTCTGGCTGAGCTTTTTACACTGTCTCCACTTTTTCCTGGTGAAAC TGAGACAGATCAGCTATACAAGATATGCGCTGTGCTTGGGACCCCAGATCACTCCCTCTGGCCAGAGGGAATGAACCTGCCTCGTTCAAGTAGCTTCCAGTTTTTTCAG ATTCCGCCAAGAAATCTGTGGGAGCTTATTCCTAATGCTTCCCTGGAAGCTTTAGACTTGATCAAG CAACTTTGCTCTTGGGATCCACGAAGAAGGCCAACTGCTGAGCAAGCACTACAACATCCATTCTTTAAT GTGCGCAAGTGGGTACCAAGACCTCTCCAGGATGCTTCCTACTCAAAGATGAATGAGCCTA GAGCAACACCAAGGTTGGAACTGGACCTTTGGTGTTTTGGTAAAGAATCTGATGACCTTGATCTAACTCTCAGCCTAAAGCCAAGCTCTGTATCAG ATCTTGGTAAGCATGTTCCAGAACATAGAGAAGAG GAAAATCTTCTATACCCAGGTTATGGGAATCCTCCTGTACAGCCAG GGCTGTGGCCACTCATGGCATCATCGCATCGCCCCTTGGGGGAAGCCCCGGCCATGCCATCCTGGCAACAGGCGTACATGGTTGACAG CCAAGCCGCCACGCTGCCAgctgccggaggaggaggaggattcCGGGGCTCTTCTCCGTTCGGGCTGTTCCCTCTGCAGCCTAACCTCATGGAGAAGCGGTCGCTGGCGCCGGCGCCCATCCGGCAGGTCAATTTCTTCTGA
- the LOC109760773 gene encoding cyclin-dependent kinase F-3 isoform X1: MERYKVIREIGDGTCGNVFRAYNIETNEIVAVKKMKRKFYHWEECISLREVKALQKLNHPNIVQLKEVTMENHELFFIFEHMDCNLYDVIRERSAPFSEEEIRKFMLQILQGLVYMHNNGYFHRDLKPENLLVTNGIVKIADFGLAREVCSSPPYTDYVSTRWYRAPEVLLQASAYTPSIDMWAIGAILAELFTLSPLFPGETETDQLYKICAVLGTPDHSLWPEGMNLPRSSSFQFFQIPPRNLWELIPNASLEALDLIKQLCSWDPRRRPTAEQALQHPFFNVRKWVPRPLQDASYSKMNEPRATPRLELDLWCFGKESDDLDLTLSLKPSSVSDLGKHVPEHREEENLLYPGYGNPPVQPAGLWPLMASSHRPLGEAPAMPSWQQAYMVDSQAATLPAAGGGGGFRGSSPFGLFPLQPNLMEKRSLAPAPIRQVNFF, encoded by the exons TACCACTGGGAAGAGTGCATCAGTCTGCGAGAAGTAAAG GCCCTCCAGAAACTAAATCACCCTAACATAGTGCAATTGAAGGAGGTGACGATGGAAAATCATGAGTTGTTCTTCATTTTTGAACACATG GACTGTAATTTATACGATGTTATAAGGGAAAGGAGTGCTCCTTTCTCTGAAGAAGAGATACGGAAGTTTATGCTCCAAATACTGCAAGGCCTTGTGTACATGCATAATAATGGATATTTTCATCGTGACCTGAAACCTG AAAATCTTCTGGTGACAAATGGTATTGTTAAAATTGCCGACTTTGGGTTGGCAAGAGAAGTATGTTCCAGTCCTCCTTACACAGATTATGTCTCTACCAGATG GTACCGGGCTCCAGAGGTGCTGCTGCAAGCTTCAGCTTACACACCTTCTATAG ACATGTGGGCCATTGGTGCAATTCTGGCTGAGCTTTTTACACTGTCTCCACTTTTTCCTGGTGAAAC TGAGACAGATCAGCTATACAAGATATGCGCTGTGCTTGGGACCCCAGATCACTCCCTCTGGCCAGAGGGAATGAACCTGCCTCGTTCAAGTAGCTTCCAGTTTTTTCAG ATTCCGCCAAGAAATCTGTGGGAGCTTATTCCTAATGCTTCCCTGGAAGCTTTAGACTTGATCAAG CAACTTTGCTCTTGGGATCCACGAAGAAGGCCAACTGCTGAGCAAGCACTACAACATCCATTCTTTAAT GTGCGCAAGTGGGTACCAAGACCTCTCCAGGATGCTTCCTACTCAAAGATGAATGAGCCTA GAGCAACACCAAGGTTGGAACTGGACCTTTGGTGTTTTGGTAAAGAATCTGATGACCTTGATCTAACTCTCAGCCTAAAGCCAAGCTCTGTATCAG ATCTTGGTAAGCATGTTCCAGAACATAGAGAAGAG GAAAATCTTCTATACCCAGGTTATGGGAATCCTCCTGTACAGCCAG CAGGGCTGTGGCCACTCATGGCATCATCGCATCGCCCCTTGGGGGAAGCCCCGGCCATGCCATCCTGGCAACAGGCGTACATGGTTGACAG CCAAGCCGCCACGCTGCCAgctgccggaggaggaggaggattcCGGGGCTCTTCTCCGTTCGGGCTGTTCCCTCTGCAGCCTAACCTCATGGAGAAGCGGTCGCTGGCGCCGGCGCCCATCCGGCAGGTCAATTTCTTCTGA